Genomic segment of Bacillus sp. 2205SS5-2:
TTTTAATAAATGTAGCGTGGGGAAATGAACATTTGACGAAAATGTTAGCAATACTAGATAAACACCATGTTTCCGCCACTTTTTTCTTAGAAGGAAGATGGGTGAAAGAAAATCCAGATTTAGCGAAGATGATTGCGGATACTGACCATGAAGTAGGCAACCATTCTTATAGTCATCCTAAAATGGAAACTTTGAACTCCGCTTCTATTAAAAAGGAGTTAATTAAAACCAACGAAATTATTGAATCGACGGTGGGGAAACGCGTAAAATGGTTTGCTCCTCCAAGCGGAAGCTTCCGCGATGAAGTGGTAGAGATTGCTTCTGACCTGCATATGGGCACGATTTTATGGAGTGTTGATACGATTGATTGGCAAAAACCCGCTGTAAGCGTTATTATAGAGCGTGTAGCGAAAAAAGTACATCCTGGCGCAATGATTCTAATGCATCCGACTGAGCCAACAGCTAATGCACTAGAAGAGATAATTTTAGCTATAAAAAAGAAAAACCTGCGAATGGGCACGGTTTCTCAGCTTCTGAAAGAAGAAAGAATTATCCAGTTAAATACAAATAAATAATCGCGTTCTGGAGAACTTAAGAATATTAAAGAGTTTTCGTAGTTTTTTCAGCAAGAACAGGAGGAAAGAAATTGATAAAGAGATATACTTGCCAAAATGGACTAAGAATTGTACTAGAAGAAATTCCGACGGTTAGATCAGTAGCGATCGGTATTTGGATTGGTACAGGCTCTATTAATGAGAACGAACATAATAATGGCGTTTCTCATTTTTTAGAGCATATGTTTTTTAAAGGAACGAAAAATCGCACTGCACGAGAAATTGCGGAATCGTTTGATAGCATAGGTGGTCAAGTGAATGCCTTTACTTCTAAAGAGTATACTTGTTACTATGCAAAGGTTTTAGATAACCATGCGTCTTACGCATTAGACATCCTATCAGATATGTTTTTTCATTCATCCTTCGATGAAGAAGAACTAAAAAAAGAAAAAAATGTTGTGTATGAAGAAATTAAAATGTATGATGATACGCCGGATGATATAGTCCATGACCTGTTAAGTAAAGCTATATACCAAAATCATCCACTAGGCTATCCTATTTTAGGTACGGAAGAAACATTAGCGACTTTTACGAGCAAGACGCTCAAAGAGTATGTACA
This window contains:
- a CDS encoding polysaccharide deacetylase family protein, producing the protein MLRKSISMLLIVIVGWLVVTNPWTDSYVTTLNTVEEPVQKQDSIVSLIEDQAENYYIPPKDALIDPVWKKTPGYNGMKVDIEGSIEKMKKEGEYQEELLVFQQITPKVHLTDLPPAPIYRGNPEKPMVSFLINVAWGNEHLTKMLAILDKHHVSATFFLEGRWVKENPDLAKMIADTDHEVGNHSYSHPKMETLNSASIKKELIKTNEIIESTVGKRVKWFAPPSGSFRDEVVEIASDLHMGTILWSVDTIDWQKPAVSVIIERVAKKVHPGAMILMHPTEPTANALEEIILAIKKKNLRMGTVSQLLKEERIIQLNTNK